TTCTAAGTATTCTCTCTAGCGATGTACCACGGCTCCTCCCTCCTGCGAGCTGGCTCCATACTGATTTTCCCCAAACTTGTTACAATTCCCGCTACTCCCTTGCTGGCTACACAGGCCACCCAGGGTCTGGTTTGGGCATGAGTGTAGAGGATGGGGGTTCGCCAGGCCTGGGCCGACCCAGGAAGGCCCGCTGGACCCTGATGCTACTCCTATCCACTGCCATGTACGGTGCCCATGCCCCGTTGCTGGCACTGTGCCATGTGAACGGCAGAGTGCCCTTCCGGCCCTCCTCGGCTGTGCTTCTGACTGAGCTGACCAAGCTACTGTTGTGCGCCTTCTCTCTCTTGGTGGGCTGGCAGGCGTGGCCCCAGGGGGCCCCACCATGGCGCCAGGCTGCCCCCTTTGCACTATCAGCCCTACTCTACGGAGCTAACAACAACCTGGTGATCTATCTACAACGTTACATGGACCCCAGCACCTACCAGGTGCTGAGCAATCTCAAGATTGGAAGCACGGCCCTGTTCTACTGCCTCTGTCTCCGGCACCGCCTCTCTGCACGCCAGGGCTTAGCACTACTGCTGCTGATGGCAGCAGGGGCCTGCTATGCAGCTGGTGGCCTCCAGGACCCCGGGAACACCCTTCCTGGACCCCCTTCAGCAGCTGCTGCTGGCCCCATGCCCCTGCATATCACTCCACTGGGACTGCTGCTTCTCATCTTGTACTGTCTCATCTCAGGCCTGTCGTCCGTGTACACAGAACTGCTTATGAAGCGACAGCGGCTGCCCCTAGCACTTCAGAACCTCTTCCTCTACACTTTTGGTGTGCTCCTGAATCTAGGTCTGCATGCAGGTGGTGGCCCTGGCCCAGGCCTCCTGGAGGGTTTCTCCGGATGGGCAGCGCTTGTGGTGCTGAGCCAGGCACTAAATGGACTGCTCATGTCAGCTGTCATGAAGCATGGCAGCAGCATCACACGCCTCTTTGTTGTGTCCTGCTCACTGGTGGTCAATGCCGTGCTCTCGGCAGCCCTGCTGCGGCTGCAGCTCACAGCTGCCTTCTTCCTGGCCACGCTGCTCATTGGTCTGGCTGTGCGCCTGTACTATGGCAGCCGCTAGCCCCTGACCACCTCCACCCAGACTCCTGACCCTGTTGATTGGGCACCACCATCAGAGCCACCTCCCAGGCCTCCCGACCCTTCCTCAGCAGCCAGCCCTGTAACAAGTGCCTTGTGACAAAAGCTGGGGAGGTGAGAGCAGCCAGGTTAGTCTCTGGAGATGCGTAAATGAAAGGTTACCCCAGGAGACTTGAAGACTGGGTTTGATTAAAGAAACTTCCCAGAAGTTCATCCACACTAAGGAATTGGGGGAGCATCAGTACCTAGGCCTTAGAAAAGACCCTACCCCGATGGAGGAGGCTCCTTGCCTCATCCTGCATGAATGCAGTTGTTTCAATCAGGGTATGGGCAGCAGTTGGCTTTCCTTGCCTCCTGTGGTCGCCCCAGCAGACCCATTA
The Ailuropoda melanoleuca isolate Jingjing chromosome 3, ASM200744v2, whole genome shotgun sequence DNA segment above includes these coding regions:
- the SLC35A4 gene encoding probable UDP-sugar transporter protein SLC35A4 codes for the protein MSVEDGGSPGLGRPRKARWTLMLLLSTAMYGAHAPLLALCHVNGRVPFRPSSAVLLTELTKLLLCAFSLLVGWQAWPQGAPPWRQAAPFALSALLYGANNNLVIYLQRYMDPSTYQVLSNLKIGSTALFYCLCLRHRLSARQGLALLLLMAAGACYAAGGLQDPGNTLPGPPSAAAAGPMPLHITPLGLLLLILYCLISGLSSVYTELLMKRQRLPLALQNLFLYTFGVLLNLGLHAGGGPGPGLLEGFSGWAALVVLSQALNGLLMSAVMKHGSSITRLFVVSCSLVVNAVLSAALLRLQLTAAFFLATLLIGLAVRLYYGSR